One window of the Allosaccharopolyspora coralli genome contains the following:
- a CDS encoding ribokinase — protein sequence MVSTVDLVVVGSLNVDLTARVARHPMPGETVRAAELTTCAGGKGANQAVAAARLGARTAMIGRVGTDAHADTLLEALRTDGVDTTHTVHDSDTPTGTALITVANTGENSIVVSAAANARLSPEDIADAHSLIGSARVVSLVLEIPVDTVVAASRAARSAAARVVLNLSPVLDLPEDVLALADPLIVNEHEAREILHRSGTPPTGPSGTGDAVALRGLGARSAVVTLGGDGAAVAEGDHTEHIPGVVVEAVDTTGAGDAFAATVAWRLSQGDALPDAARWATRVSAHSVQHPGAQPSYPMLHALPEPAGSRTLPGNARKERVLR from the coding sequence ACTGTGGACCTGGTCGTTGTGGGCTCGCTGAACGTTGATCTGACCGCGCGCGTGGCTCGGCACCCGATGCCGGGTGAGACGGTGCGGGCGGCTGAACTGACCACCTGCGCGGGCGGCAAGGGTGCCAACCAGGCGGTCGCCGCTGCCCGGCTGGGAGCCCGCACCGCCATGATCGGCCGAGTCGGCACAGACGCGCACGCGGACACCCTGCTGGAGGCGCTGCGGACCGACGGCGTGGACACCACGCACACCGTCCACGACAGCGACACACCCACAGGAACCGCGCTGATCACAGTCGCGAACACAGGCGAGAACAGCATCGTCGTCTCGGCAGCGGCCAACGCGCGGTTGTCCCCCGAAGACATCGCCGACGCCCATTCCTTGATCGGTTCGGCGCGCGTAGTCTCCCTGGTTCTCGAGATCCCGGTCGACACCGTGGTGGCGGCCAGCCGCGCCGCGCGCTCCGCCGCAGCTCGGGTCGTGCTGAACCTCTCACCGGTGCTCGACCTTCCGGAGGACGTGCTGGCACTCGCGGATCCTTTGATCGTCAACGAGCACGAAGCACGGGAAATCCTCCACCGCAGCGGTACCCCGCCCACGGGTCCATCTGGAACAGGCGACGCCGTGGCACTCCGCGGCCTCGGAGCGCGATCGGCCGTGGTGACGCTTGGCGGCGACGGCGCCGCCGTGGCCGAGGGCGACCACACCGAACACATTCCCGGCGTGGTCGTTGAGGCGGTCGACACCACCGGCGCCGGTGACGCCTTCGCTGCGACAGTGGCCTGGCGCCTCAGCCAAGGCGACGCCCTTCCCGACGCAGCCCGATGGGCCACGCGCGTGAGCGCACACAGCGTGCAACACCCAGGCGCGCAACCGTCCTACCCCATGCTCCATGCCCTGCCCGAACCCGCCGGATCCCGGACCCTTCCCGGAAATGCCCGCAAAGAACGAGTCTTGCGATGA
- a CDS encoding LysR family transcriptional regulator — MSISGVEIRQLRYFVAVAEEKNFRRAAERLHVAQPALSQQIRKLEQQLKTTLLERTTRRVELTDAGTVLLETGRRVLAEAEHAETAVRHTALGEIGTLRIGFVSSAALTLVPRIVHALRAKRPGLHVDLTERTTDRQLDAIDDGSLDVGIVREVGSPTGLNIHELAREPLLVALPQTHPLAERESIRLSELADEDFVVFPRGQVSRLYDHIAALCHHAGFRMRPSQQAVQFPTILGLVAAGTGIAVVPDSLRHLQLPGLVYARLDDPEAVSHLAVVCRPDRADHPPVSTLVELCDQDLSGHEPGSLNT; from the coding sequence ATGAGTATCAGTGGGGTGGAGATTCGTCAGCTTCGATACTTCGTGGCCGTTGCCGAGGAGAAGAACTTCCGCCGCGCCGCCGAGCGCCTCCATGTCGCACAGCCCGCACTGAGCCAGCAGATCCGCAAGCTGGAACAGCAGCTGAAGACAACGCTGCTGGAGCGCACGACCCGGCGGGTGGAACTGACCGACGCGGGGACCGTGCTGCTGGAGACCGGGCGTCGGGTGCTGGCCGAAGCCGAGCACGCCGAGACCGCGGTCAGGCACACCGCGCTGGGGGAGATCGGCACCCTCCGCATCGGGTTCGTCAGCTCGGCCGCACTCACCCTCGTGCCCAGGATCGTGCATGCACTCCGCGCCAAGCGCCCAGGACTGCACGTGGACCTCACAGAGCGCACCACCGACCGTCAACTCGACGCGATCGACGACGGTTCGCTCGACGTGGGAATCGTGCGCGAAGTCGGCTCCCCCACCGGACTGAACATCCACGAACTCGCGCGCGAACCCCTACTCGTCGCACTCCCGCAGACCCACCCACTGGCCGAACGCGAGTCGATCCGGCTCAGCGAGCTCGCCGACGAGGACTTCGTGGTCTTCCCTCGCGGCCAGGTGTCCCGGCTCTACGACCACATCGCCGCACTGTGCCACCACGCCGGATTCCGCATGCGCCCCTCCCAGCAAGCCGTCCAGTTCCCCACGATCCTGGGCCTGGTCGCAGCGGGAACCGGTATCGCCGTCGTCCCGGACTCCCTGCGACACCTCCAACTTCCCGGACTCGTCTACGCGCGGTTGGACGATCCCGAGGCCGTGTCACACCTCGCCGTCGTCTGCCGACCCGACCGTGCTGACCACCCGCCCGTCAGCACGCTTGTCGAACTGTGCGACCAAGACCTGTCCGGCCACGAACCCGGCAGCCTCAACACGTGA
- a CDS encoding aldehyde dehydrogenase family protein, whose translation MTTIQNSSSVPLRHLVGGRWIDGSGEPAHSADPAHPDVVVASYRMAGSEELDQAVRAAEVAQRCWQDLGLIQRGRILRRAAELLAERSEDIAVLMTREHGKTLPESRGEVAGSVETLHYHASRARAADGSTYPSGHPDEVVRTVRRPLGVVAAITPWNFPLQIPVWKLAPALLWGNAVVWKPASDTPAVAAAFAEVLHDAGVPAGAVNLVLGPGALGSALVARDEVAGVTFTGSDAVGRLIREAVVPRGAKLQMELGGHNAAIVLPDVDPAEAAEVLVGAVVGATGQKCTATRRVIAVGTAYDELLPELAKRFEALKVGDGSLADSQVGPVINERARAEIDHAVEQAVREGAEVVARSAARLPTDGHFVAPTVLAGTPELTICREEVFGPVVTVLRADDLDEAISIANDTRYGLTAALFTTDERAVRQGLAELDAGLIKVNSPNTGSELHAPFGGLKDSTFPAPREQNGDSSADFFTWSKTAYLRTATPRGDRS comes from the coding sequence GTGACAACGATTCAGAACTCGAGCTCGGTTCCACTCCGCCATCTCGTCGGTGGGCGGTGGATCGACGGCAGCGGCGAACCGGCCCACAGCGCCGATCCCGCTCACCCCGACGTGGTCGTCGCGTCCTACCGGATGGCTGGTTCCGAGGAGCTCGACCAGGCCGTGCGGGCCGCCGAGGTGGCGCAGCGATGCTGGCAGGACCTGGGTCTGATCCAGCGTGGCCGCATCCTGCGGCGAGCCGCCGAACTGCTGGCCGAGCGCAGTGAGGACATCGCGGTGCTGATGACCCGCGAGCACGGCAAGACACTCCCGGAGTCGCGGGGCGAGGTCGCGGGCAGCGTCGAGACCTTGCACTACCACGCTTCTCGCGCTCGTGCTGCCGACGGTTCGACCTACCCGTCGGGCCACCCCGACGAGGTTGTGCGCACTGTGCGTCGCCCGCTGGGCGTGGTCGCGGCGATCACCCCGTGGAACTTCCCGCTGCAGATCCCGGTCTGGAAGCTAGCCCCGGCGCTGCTGTGGGGCAACGCGGTGGTGTGGAAGCCTGCCAGTGACACTCCGGCCGTAGCCGCCGCGTTCGCCGAGGTGTTGCACGACGCGGGTGTGCCGGCCGGTGCGGTCAACCTCGTGCTCGGGCCGGGTGCGCTGGGTTCTGCCCTGGTGGCCAGGGACGAGGTCGCGGGGGTCACGTTCACGGGTTCCGACGCGGTGGGCAGGCTCATCCGGGAGGCCGTGGTGCCTCGCGGGGCGAAGCTGCAGATGGAACTTGGCGGCCACAACGCCGCGATCGTGCTGCCCGACGTCGACCCGGCGGAGGCCGCTGAGGTGCTGGTCGGTGCGGTTGTCGGTGCCACGGGACAGAAATGCACCGCGACCCGTCGGGTCATCGCGGTCGGTACCGCCTACGACGAGCTGCTGCCGGAACTGGCCAAGCGGTTCGAGGCACTGAAAGTGGGGGACGGCAGCCTCGCCGACTCCCAGGTCGGGCCTGTGATCAACGAGCGTGCCCGAGCTGAGATCGACCACGCGGTGGAGCAGGCGGTGCGCGAGGGCGCCGAGGTCGTGGCGCGATCGGCCGCTCGGCTGCCCACGGATGGCCACTTCGTCGCCCCGACCGTGCTGGCGGGAACGCCCGAACTCACCATCTGCCGGGAAGAGGTGTTCGGACCGGTGGTCACCGTGCTGCGGGCCGACGACCTCGACGAGGCGATCTCGATCGCCAACGACACCCGCTACGGCCTCACCGCGGCCCTGTTCACCACCGACGAGCGCGCCGTGCGGCAGGGTCTGGCTGAACTCGACGCCGGTCTGATCAAGGTGAACTCGCCCAATACCGGCTCGGAGCTGCACGCACCTTTCGGCGGGCTCAAGGATTCGACGTTTCCGGCTCCGCGTGAGCAGAACGGCGACAGCAGCGCCGACTTCTTCACCTGGAGCAAGACCGCCTATCTGCGGACCGCGACGCCTCGCGGGGACCGGTCATGA
- a CDS encoding amidohydrolase family protein, producing MWSATSRRTHDGQVLGTHQRTNPQRAIQDSHWLVGDHRQAGTLAVGQRADLVALDRDFDILGPEGLRDAAVSAVMVDGKWAVAP from the coding sequence ATGTGGTCGGCGACCAGCCGTCGCACCCACGACGGCCAGGTCCTGGGCACACACCAGCGGACCAACCCGCAACGCGCAATACAGGACAGCCACTGGTTGGTCGGGGACCACCGGCAGGCCGGAACGCTGGCCGTGGGCCAGCGCGCCGACCTCGTCGCGCTGGACCGCGACTTCGACATCCTCGGGCCGGAAGGACTTCGCGACGCGGCGGTGTCGGCGGTGATGGTGGATGGTAAGTGGGCCGTGGCGCCCTGA
- a CDS encoding alkaline phosphatase D family protein has protein sequence MGQWLTDGLRSSPARWDLLSQQVFFSQVDLALGGEQAFNPDAWDDYVANRDRIATTLSTPRNAVVLTGDEHKHWAAEVEANWADPGSKTVSPEFVTTSITSCGVGSDDPDDQALAENPHLKFYRDRELRADHRTLTYVSNRTLRRRPRIVSRSGWRTPPQPAVRSPPTHRAPFPSSNPLKPVEDPGCPAR, from the coding sequence ATGGGACAGTGGCTCACCGACGGCCTCCGCAGCTCCCCGGCACGCTGGGACCTACTCAGCCAGCAGGTGTTCTTCTCCCAGGTCGACCTGGCACTTGGCGGAGAACAAGCCTTCAACCCCGATGCGTGGGACGACTACGTCGCCAACCGCGACCGGATCGCCACCACCTTGTCCACACCGCGCAACGCCGTCGTGCTCACCGGCGACGAGCACAAACACTGGGCAGCAGAAGTGGAGGCGAATTGGGCCGACCCCGGCTCGAAGACGGTCTCCCCCGAGTTCGTCACGACCTCGATCACGAGTTGTGGTGTCGGCTCAGACGATCCCGATGACCAAGCGCTGGCCGAGAACCCGCATCTGAAGTTCTACCGGGATCGGGAACTCCGCGCCGACCACCGAACCCTGACCTACGTGTCCAACCGGACGCTCCGGCGGAGACCGCGCATAGTTTCGCGGTCGGGATGGCGAACCCCGCCTCAACCCGCTGTGAGGTCACCCCCGACACATCGTGCACCTTTCCCGTCGTCCAACCCATTGAAGCCGGTCGAAGATCCGGGATGCCCAGCCCGCTAG